In the genome of Ptychodera flava strain L36383 chromosome 13, AS_Pfla_20210202, whole genome shotgun sequence, one region contains:
- the LOC139147222 gene encoding transcription factor MafA-like, with the protein MDAITDKTDYVAMEYIEDFDLLQLGIKKESYDEVDLDAATACCGHTDRDDVTLDLPVTPSESVTPYSSVPPSPSIAPSPSPADEKFPLDELFWLTSNQTLNPDLLKLTPEDAVEALITASDDHELQASSPEAGGRNQADDGDILSKFSDDDLVNLSVRDLNRQLRGYSKEEVITLKQKRRTLKNRGYAQSCRTKRVHQRHCLETEKKMLDVEVKRLRAEIATVKKERDMYKKKYMSLKQDRVPEFVSDESNPNSPEFYM; encoded by the coding sequence ATGGATGCTATAACCGATAAAACGGATTACGTTGCCATGGAATATATCGAGGACTTCGACTTGCTGCAGCTTGGAATTAAAAAAGAGAGCTACGACGAGGTAGATCTGGATGCTGCGACTGCGTGTTGCGGCCATACTGATCGGGATGATGTGACCCTGGACCTGCCTGTGACCCCATCTGAGTCGGTCACCCCGTACAGCAGCGTTCCACCGTCTCCATCCATTGCTCCAAGTCCGAGCCCAGCTGATGAGAAGTTTCCTCTTGACGAGTTGTTTTGGTTGACAAGTAACCAAACACTGAAtccagacctgctcaaactcaCCCCAGAAGACGCTGTTGAGGCTCTGATCACCGCATCCGACGACCACGAACTGCAAGCGAGCAGTCCGGAAGCCGGCGGTCGAAACCAAGCTGACGATggcgacattttgtcaaagttctCCGACGATGACTTGGTGAATTTGAGTGTGCGGGATCTCAACCGACAACTCCGCGGTTACAGCAAAGAAGAGGTCATTACACTGAAGCAGAAACGCAGAACACTGAAAAACCGTGGCTACGCACAGAGCTGCCGTACGAAACGGGTACATCAGCGACATTGCCTCGAGACGGAGAAAAAGATGTTGGATGTCGAAGTGAAAAGGCTCCGAGCCGAAATTGCCACAGTGAAAAAAGAACGCGACATGTATAAAAAGAAGTACATGTCACTCAAACAAGACAGAGTTCCCGAATTTGTCAGCGATGAGAGCAACCCCAACTCTCCGGAATTCTACATGTAA